CTCCTACCCTGTAATCATTTTTATAACCATAGGGTTTTGGTTTTAGATATCATTATCATTCAACAATTACGCAAGCAATTGGCTGAAGTAAACCAAACAGGACTTCGTGTTGGTTTATTGTTCGCTGTACAGGCTGCTATAGCTTTTGTTACGCTGCTACTGTTTTTTTACGGGTACGATGCTATACATTTTTTAGGCTACCATTTCGATAGTGATCAATTCAGAACCACTACGTTCCTGGTAATAGCACTTTCCTTTATTGTTACCATTATTTCAGAATCAGAGTTTACACTGCAGCAATGGAAAAACAGTCTTGCCGAAAAAGAACAACTACAGCAATTAAGCCTGCAACAAGAGTTTGATTCATTAAAAAGCCAGGTAAATCCGCACTTTTTATTCAACTGCTTCAATACCCTATCCTCGCTTATTTCGGAAGATAAGGAAGCAGCTGAAACATTCTTAAATGAGCTAAGCAAGGTATACCGGTACCTATTGCGCAACAACAGAACCAGCATGACAACACTGGAAAATGAATTGCGTTTTATACAATCCTATTTCCAGTTACTGAAAACCCGCCATGGCGAGGAGGCACTGCAACTGCACATAGAGGTTGATAAGCGTTATGAGCAGTATGTGCTGCCCTCATCCAGCCTTCAACTATTAGTAGAAAATGCGGTCAAGCACAATATTGTCTCTAGAAGCAGCCCTTTAATTATTGATATATTTACGGCCGCTGGTAATATACTAGTAGTCAATAACAACTTGCAAACAAAGCAGTCTAAACCGATATCTACTAAGATTGGACTTGAAAATATCAGAACAAAATATGATCTTATCAACCAGTCGGGTTTCCAGGTTTTAGTGGATACAAAAAACTTTTCTGTTATTTTACCACTTATTTGGATCCCAATGATGGAGAATCATGTGCTGACTGTAAATGATAACAATTTTGGACCTAATTCCTTCTAAAACGCTCTTATATGAAAATTTTAATCGTAGAAGATGAAGAACTAGCAGTGAAAAAGCTAACCAAGACTATTAATTCTGTAGATGAGACCGCCGAGATCGTTGGAATTGCAGATAGTATCAGAAGCACAATTGATTGGTTAGAAAATCATCCCACGCCGGATCTTATCTTAATGGACATTGAACTAGCCGATGGCCAAAGCTTTGAAGTATTTAATCTGACCAAGGTAAAAAGCCCTGTAATCTTCACTACTTCTTACGACGAGTATGCATTGCAAGCATTTAAAGTAAACAGCATTGACTATTTATTAAAACCCGTACAGAAAGAAGACCTGGAAGCTGCATTGAATAAATACAAACAGCTTAAAAATATTTACAAGGAAGAAGACAAAAAGTCGGACCTGAGTATTGATCACCTGATCAAAGAACTACAGCAAAAACTGCAGCCTAAGGAGTACAGAAAGCGCTTCCTGGTAAAGCATGCACAAAAGCTGGTTTCTATAGACATTGATGAAATTGCCTACTTCTACAGCGATGGCAGGTTGAACTTCTTCAAAACAATAGACAATAAGAAGTTTGTAGTAGACTATACCATGGATGAATTAGAGGAGATGCTGGATCCGCAACGTTATTTCCGCATTAGCCGTTCGTTCTACATATCCATTGACAGTGTAGATCAAATACACGACTATTTTGGCAACCGCTTGCTATTACACTTAAAACCTGCAGTAGATAAAGAAGCCTTAGTGAGCCGTGAGAAAGTAACGGAGTTTAAAAAATGGATGGGTAAATAAGAACAGTTTATTTTCAATAAAGAAGGCGCTTAAATTTTAAGCGCCTTCTTCTATTAAACCCAAGCTAATTTATAAGGCTACTAAGCGGAGAGAGTGCATTTTCAAGACTTCAAAAACAGTAGCCTTTTAGTTAAAAATAATCGTATTGCAGGGAGACAACTGCACCCTCTATTCAGCTCATCCGACCTAACCTATCACCTGCAGATCATATAGCCGTTTTTTACAATCCATTACCTTCTTTAGCCTTTTCATTCCTGAATACCTACCCTAGGGATCATCTATTTAGCAAATTTGGTAAACAAAAGCAGGTTGTGCTAACGACAGCGTATTAAGCGCGTCAGCACAAAGCACATTTAATAAAACCTTGTTTTGTTAATAAACTAGCTATCATGAAAAATAAACCAAATCCCTTTTCCATAACGAGCCATATTATCGAAGAGCGACTTCAAAACATCGACAACGAGCTTAAGGTGCTAGACAGAAGTGCAGAGAAAAGCTTTTTGACGGTGTACAATCAAATTAAATACGCCATAAGAGCCATTGACAAGCAACATGCAAAAACAATGTCTGTAGTAATGTCGGCATTGGCAGAATATGAGCCAGGTGTAGTGCAGGCATTTGCGGACCACACGATTGTACATCAAATGCTTGGACAGAAGTTGCTTGAAAAAACAGAGGCTCTTTTATTACACAGTTCAGAGAAAGCTACTGCAACAGCAGCATTGATACATCAATTCAACAAGTACAGTACTGTTATACATGAAAATATAAATAGAGAAGAAGTAACGCTACGTCCATTGCTTTTACGTTATTATGATGAGCAAGAAATGGCACTTATGCAAGTGCAAATTGAGCAGGTGCTTTCTTCAAAAAATCTGCAGACATTAGTTCCTGAACCTATGGTGGCATAAAATACATAGTACACACCACAGCGCCCTGGGAATCACAGTGACACAGAGAACATTGAGGAGCACAAAAGATGGGTAGCTACAAAGACGTAAAATGGAGGGGGAAGAGATAAAAGAAAGGAAGAGAACCAAGAATTGGAGGGATACTAAATTAAATTAACTGGACATTAAAAATGTCCTTATAAACTAACAAAAACTTTCTGCGTATATAGCATCAAGTAGTAATACACGAAATTGTACATTCACAGAAAGCTTTTTTTATTAAAAACACTAAGGCCCCGCTTATGATTGCGGGGCCTTAGTGTTTTTAAAATCGGTAACCAACAAAGAGTTGGAAGAGGCCGTTTTTGAAATCAGTTGTTTGCGGGTTAAAGGGCAAAGGATTATAAGGAGTGGTAGATGTTGACTCATAGCGCTTATAAAGCTTACCTAAGCCCAAATTATAGCGACCACCAACAATAATACCTTTAAAGGGATACACTTCCAGTCCGCCTACAAAGCCGTAATCAAAGCGGTTCATTAAGCCGGTTAATGTAGTATCCTTTTGGGCACTCTCGCCACGCGACTTTAATAAGTAACCTACCTGACCACCAGCTTGCAGCTGTACTACTTTACCAATATTAAACGTGGTAAGATGCGGCATATATACATAGTCATTCAATACATCTGTGTTCTTGCCACCATCATCGAAGCTATAGCCCTGGCGCGAGAATACAATTTCCGTTCTGTATCCCATACCTGTTTTCTTCTTTGTTGGCGATAAAAAGATGGCTGCCATAAAACCTGTTTGGTTACCGGGTTTAAAACCATCTTCACTACCGGTTAAATAGGACCAGTTATAACCAACCTTTAGTCCTAGTTGTGTTTTAGGTTTGGCGCCTTTTACTAATTGTTCACTAATAGTAGTCTGTGCATTTGTGGCAAGACCGAACCAAGCCACCATGGCTGTTAGATAAAGTGCTTTCTTCATAAGTAATTGTTTATTCTTCGTGAATGTTTTGTAAGAAGATATTTATAATAGAAGCCGTATAACGACTAATTTCTTGCTTGCACCACAATTGCTGTTGCTCGTCTTTGTAATCTTCAGGACGCTTACATCCCGGAAATTCCATTGTGATTAAACGGATAGCATTTCTACCATCGTTACTATCAGCAACAGCAGTAGTAGCCCAAGATCCTAATGAGACGCCATACCCTCTCTTATTGGGCAATTGGGATCCTTCAAAATTTCTTTTCTGAAAAGTCCCTTCAGGTACGGCACGATGATCACTATGATACATAGCTGTAGGCTTTACCACTAATTGATTACCTAAAACACAACCGCCTTGGTTTTCAATAAAGTCTGCCATTGCTACAGCCAGACTACTATCTGTTTCAAAACCTAATGATTGCCCGTTTGCATCAGTTCTTGGATCTGCAAAAATTCCTGCATTTCTAGGATCTCTAATGGCATGTATATTTAATATCCGATCAGGCTTAAACGATTGGATTACCTGGAGTAAGATTTGATTTTCTTTCTCGATGATACGGCCGGCATAATCGAAAGGATTATTGGCATCAAATGATTGACCTAATGGGGGCATTTGGCGATTAGGATCTGGCATTTGCTCATTGCTATAGCGCCCAATGTTATTTGCAGAACCAATCAGGGAAGGATTCTGCATAGCGGCGGCAGCATTGTCTGGGAAAAGCACAGGCAATACTAATACGTTGTAGTAGTTTGAAGTATCCTCCTCCAGTTGCGCAATCAGCATTTTAGCAATAGCAATAGAAGAAAGTTCGGAACCGTGCATACCTCCAATAACCAAGGCCCTTTTATCCGATTTACCAGGAAAATAAAATGTTTCAATTGGCCTCCCTTGCTTGGTGGTTTCTAACACAACTCTACTTGGACGCTCAGCTGCACCTAGTCGATAAGCAGGAGCTGCAATAGCATCCACTGAGATGACTGCAGGTCCCGGAAAAGTCTGTCGTGGATTAATGAGGCTTCTGTTGGCAATTGATACAAAAGGATTTGGTTGTCCAAAGCTGCTCAGCATAGCAAAACAGCCAAACAGGAATGCAGTTAGTTGGTATTGCACGATTTAATATTTAGTCGAAAACAAATAGCGGCTGCACATATACATCCTGAATTGCCTTGTTAGCAACTTTCGGTTGTACTTTTTTGATGCAGCGACATGGCTTTTTCTGACAATTGCCCCTGCTTGCCTGAACAACAATTGTTGTCATTAGCAGCAAGCAGGTTAGCATCAGTAAGGCTGTTATTTGTTTCATAGAGCTACGGTTCCTGCAGGTGATTTAGAGTTTAATAAACTCGACCCTTCTATTTTGCATTTTCCCTTCAGGCGTTTTATTATCAGCCACCGGCTGCGTCTCGCCTTTGCCTGCTGACTCGATACGTGATGCATCAATAGAAAACTCTTTTACCAAAGCATTTTTAACAGCCTCTGCGCGTTTTTTTGACAATTCCATATTTGCCGCATCATCGCCATCACTACTGGTATGGCCTACCACCTTTACGCGAACGCTTGCATTTTCCTTTAAGAGCGTAGCCATTTCCTTTATCACTCCATACGATTCAGGTTTCAACACAGCACTTTGAAAGTCAAACAAAATACCTGTAGTACTAAACTTCCCTTCCTCTAAAAACTTATGACGCGTATCTGGTTTACCAGTAGCCACTTTGATATTGCCAATATAATAGCCCAGCTCATTGTCTTTATAGTTAGAACTTTCCAACTCAAAGAAAAGCTGATTGAAAACGTATTGTGTAGGTAGCGCCATTGGCAGATCGTACAACTTAAAATTGTTTACCCAACAACGCAAGCGCGTACCTTGAACTTGCATAGCAACGTGGGACACCTTCTTGGCATAGTTGCCCAAATCATCAACTGACTTCAGTTCAGATGCAAAGAATTGTCCTCTATTCAAATGAGAATACAACCGTGCCCTAAAATTTTCAGCATATCCTTTTTTACCCTTAGGCCCTATCAACAGATCTATCTTTGCTAATTGATATAAATTAGGCTGTGTCAAAAACTTATTATCATTTGAGGCATCTGTATGGCTTGCTAAAAAACCAAAATTTACTGTAGGCAATCCATAACCGTTAGGTTCTACATCATAAATAAGATCAAACTCAACAGTAAAGTTGCGGCTGAACGTGTCTTTATTAGCTGTTAAGTATTTAGAACCGCCAACCAACCGCAACCACTTGCCTGTTGCATTGCTTAAAGTAATTACCTCGCCTCTATTATTCGTATTCCAGCCTACAGGCAATTCGCCAACTTCGTCTTGTGCAAAATCTTCAGCATAAACAACTTTATCGCCTGGTACAAAGTCAAACTTTGTATAACTAACAACAGAAGCAGTTTCTGTTGTTTCATCTCCGGGTGTAGTTGTTTTACTAGTAGCGGTTTCATTGGATTTGGAAGTATTGCCCTTCCCTTTACCCTCCACTTCATCCAAGGTGTTATCCATGGCATTGTCTACTTTATTATCAATACGTTGTTTAACCTTATTCTTCGCCTTGTTCATTAAGTTGCCCAGTTGTGCTTGCATAGCAAATGGCAACGAGAACAGCGCAATCAGGATAAGCAGTCTTTGTAGCATAGATTAGTATTAAAGGTGAACGAAAGTAAAACCACCATTCAGCGCGTGCAAGCAAATACGGATGAATTGCTTAAAAAGAAACTTCAAGTGGAAATAATTTGTAATCTGAGAACTATGCTTGTGCATAGTCTAAAGCTTTACAGATAGGTATATATGGATATATATTTTAAAGAAAACTTGAATCATTCATTTTACTTAGAACCATTCAACCGACATATAAGCTGTATGAAACAGTTTTACCAACAGTTCACCCAAATCTATAAGTGGTAACACTTGCAACCTTCTATCTTGCAACCCTTATCCAACCCTGTTCTATGAACAACACAGAAACTGTAGTGGATCCTCTTGGAAACGAAGTGCTATTACCTAAACATTTTGCAGACCTCAGTATTCTTGGAAATGAAGCACCCGAAGTGTATGATATGCCATCTAAGGTAATTGAAGCCCCAGCCTTAATGATGAAATTTGAAGGCGGTTCTGAAGAAAATTATTACTACCGATCAATTGGCTGGGAAAATGCTTTATTAATTGGAACAAAAAAAATAGGCGATAGATGGATTGTACATTCCATGCAGAACAACCCATCTAGTGAGCAGTTATGCGACATCTGTAGATCAAATAATGTTCAGCTTATAGAATACAAATTGAGCTAATTCGTTGACTTCAATACACAACAGTATTTCCTTCTGCCAAGAAGCGTAGGGCTTTAACCTGCCTGCATAAATCTTTATAATCCAAGGCTTTTTCGAAACAGTCTTTAGCTCCTGTAGCAATGAGTGTTTCTTTTAAAATGGGGCGCATCCCTTTGGAATACAGCACTACAGGTATTTCTTTCAGCGCCTCCTGTTGTTTAAGTTTTACAAGTAATTCCCCACCATTAATTATGAGCATATTAAAGTCTAAAACAAAAAGCGTAGGAAGCTCATTTTCGTCTGTAATAGCGTTGATTTGATTTAAGAAAAATTCACTACTAGAAAACATTCGCACGTGGTCGGCAAAGTTTACATCGATAAATGCCTGCTGCATCATAAAGCGGTCATCGGCATCATCTTCCACCAAAAAGATGTATGGTGTTTTCGTCTTCAAACTTTTTCTGATTAAGGGTCTAATTGATAAGCTAATATAAGCACAGGAAAAGCAACTGTTTGAAGATTTTCAATTAATGTTTACAGGAGAGTTTGGCTCACGGTTGACAGAGGACAGTCCACAGAAAGAAAGTCAATAGCCATTAGTCAATGAGTCTTTGGGGAAGGTTTAGTAGATAGTTACTGTAATAGTAATGGAATACAATTGAAGTGTATCCTAGCACCGAATGGACGTCAGTGTAGATAAAAGAAAAAGCGGAACCTTGGATCCCGCTTTCCCGTTTGAATGAGTTATTACAAATTATTATAAGTAACTATCACTCAAGCTGACTTTTAATCTTTTGACAACTAAAAATCTACTTCAAAAGTAATATCTCATTTTACAAATAGCCATGACCGCTATCAGTACTTTTACTGTTTGTAATCAGCTTTCTACGATTGACTACTTACTTCTTTTTCTCCATTAGAAATTAAGGGTATCACCAGGTTAAGTGTACACCCCTTTTCTGGTGCACTTACAATTTTTATTTCACCATTTAACCCTTTAGCACGGCTGATCATATTTTCAATTCCAACACCACGCTGCGGCCTCATGGAGTCAAATCCACGGCCATTATCATGCACGGTTACTTTTAGATGATGATTTTCCATGGTAACCTTTACATGCACAGTTGTTGCGTCAGCATGTTTGATAATATTGGTAAGCTGTTCTTGCAAAATGCGATATACGGCTACATGAATATCTTCAGGCACATCTAATTCCTCAACATCGTTTTCATAATATATAGTCAGACGTTTAGTAGCGTTTATAGCATCTATCAATTCCCCGATTGAATCTTTTAATCGAATATCTCCCAACGAGGGTGCCGATAAACGCTTGGACAAAGCGCGTATCTCATTAATAGAATTCTGCAATAGCTGTGCAGACCTGAGCAGTAATTCATCTCTATTCCCCATTTCAGTCAAACATAATTCGGTATAGAGCTTTACGGTAGTTAACACCTGATTTACATTATCATGCAACTCCCTGCCAACAAGCGCCCGTTCATCTTCAGCGGCCTTGATCACAGCAGCAGTAATAAGTTGTTGCTGCTGTTCTTTTTCGTCCTCGAGTTGTTCTTGTAATTTTTTCTTACCCGTGATATCACGAAAATAGACTGAAAGCCCGCTACCAGAAATATACGTATTTACTTCCAACCACCGCTTAAGCCGCTCAGAGTAAAGTTCTAAATTAACAGGTCGCGCTTTGGCCTTTACATCAATATAATGTTGCTTGTAATATTGTTGTGCAGATTCAGGCATTATTTCCCACAGTAACTTTCCTAAAGCCTCCTTTCTTGAAATTTGTGTAATAGATTCAGCCGCCTTATTCCAATACGTTACCCGGGCGTTATCATCTAATCCTACAAACCCGTCAGTTATCCGATCTAAAAGCTCCTCTAAATTTTCCTTTGCCTGCTTTATTTCCGACTGGTAATCCTTGGCGATTTGCTCCAATCTTTTTTGTGCAGTAATATCCCTTCCAGTGCAATACATCAATTGATCATTTGCAACCCATCCTCCTTCCCACGACATTGTTGCTATACTGCCATCCTTTCGACGATAACGATTTTCAAATGTATGTGGATCTAAACCTGTTCGCTCCTTACTAAAAAGAGCACTTACTGCATCCATATCTTCCTCCATCATTAATTGATAACATTTCTTTCCAATCAACTCTTCTGGACGATAACCCCAGAGTTTAAAGCAGGCTTGATTAATGTAGATAAAATGACCATCTCCATCTACGATGCATACAACTTCATTTATAGAATCATGAAGTTTAAGCAAAAGAGCCAGAGAAGGTAACCTGTTTAACATACAGGATATTTTTGATTGATTAGGTCAACAATAAGACCAATGTTTAATTGGCACAAATCATTTTTACATATTTGTGCACAGTATTTTTGTATTACATTACAGACGTTGACTTACTACATAAAATATCGCTGTTTTTTATGGCAAGAATGCTTAGTATCGACTCTGCAGCAGTATCACTTCCTCCTACAACTTAACTACTAATAACTACCTTATGCGTGTAATGGAATTTGAACTAAAAGAACACAACCCAGCCCAACAGCACTGTTAACAACGAGCCTGCCTTTCAAGCTCTCCGCACGCGTTGTCATATTGGCGATACCAATGCCTGTACGTTTTTTATTTACATCAAATCCCTTACCATCATCAGTAACCTTTACCGAAAGGTATTCATCAACTATTTTAAGGGAAATAGCTACATTTTTTGCCTCAGCATGTTTTAGAACATTTGTCAACTGTTCTTGAATAATACGATAAAGAGCCAGATGCACCTCTTCATTCACTTCTAAATTCTCAATTTGAGAGACATCTAATGTGATGTGAATTTTATTGGTAGCAGTTACAGTCTCCACCAGTTCCTGCAACGAATCTTTTAAACGAATATTACCCAATGAGGGAGCAGAAAGGCGTTTGGACAAACTACGAATCTCATCAATCGAATCTTGCAATAATGACATTGACTTGTTCAATAATTCATCCTGATTACCAATACCACTCAAGCAAAGCTCCTGGTAAAGCTTTACAGTTGTAAGAACCTGATTAACATTATCGTGCAATTCTCTTCCTACAAGCGCTCGTTCTTTTTCTTGGGCCGCTATAGCAGCAGCTGTAATACTTTGCTGGCGCATTTGTTTTTCTTCATCCAACACTTGCTCCATTCGTTTACGATCTGTAACATCTCGCTGGATCATAAAGAAATGTTCTATTTGGCCTTTATTATCCAGCAAAGGTTGACTAGACATTTCTACCCAATACTTCTTTTTCCACTTTGTATAGTTTACAATCTCTGCGGTAAAGGCCTTTCCACTTTTAAATTGCTTCATTATAAAATGTACTGTTTCAGTATCAGACTCAGGCCCTAATAACAGCTCGTTTGCTTTTTGTCCGAAAGCCTCAGCAAATGTGTAACCTGTAATACTTGTGAATGCATTATTCACCCATGTAATCTTCCCTGCCCTGTCTATAAGAATAACTATATTATCAGTCTCCTGCGCTACTAGGGAAAGCTTTCTCAAATTCATTTCCGTTTTCTTTCTATCATCGATATCCTTGAAAAAAATGGAAATACCATTGTCTGTTGGATAGATACTTACTTCCAGCCATCTTCCGTGCTCTGGATCCACATGCTCACAATGCAATGGCTCTTGTTTCTTCAAAACGACCTCATAAAGCGGACGATACAACTCTTGCGACTCTTGTGAATACCATTCGACGATTCTTCTTCCTAGTACTTTTTCACGCGGCCACCCCATTATCTCCTCAGCTTTACTATTAAAATATTGCACATGCAGTTCAGGGTCCAAGGATATAAATCCTGTATCCATGTGTTCTAATACATTTACTAGTTGCTTGTTTTGTCGCTCAATTGTTTGTTCATAGTTCTTTCGCAGCTCCTCCTCTTGTACTTTTTTGCTTACATCTCTGAAGAAAACGGAAAGGCCGGTAACTGAAGGATAGGCATCAACAGAAAACCATTTATCAAATGGAGGGAAGTAAGCTTCAAAGTGTACAGCCACGTTTTCATCTATGGCCTTATGATATTGGTAATAGTATGGCGTATTCACCATTTCAGGAAAGCATTCCCAATAATTGCGGTAGAAATAATCTTCCCGGTTTATATGGAGCAGCGCTTCCAACTGAGAGTTTCCATATATAAAGCGCCATTCCCGGTCTAACGCAAAAAAACCGTCCTTGACACGCTCCAACATTTCAAACATTTCAAGATTGCGTAGCCGCAATTCTTCTTCGTACTTATCCTTTAAGTCCCTTAAATGTTGTTGTTCCGTAATATCCCTTAGTGCTACAAATGCTAGTTGGTCATTACTATTCCAACGCCCTGACCATGACAGCGGAATAATCGTTCCATCTTTTTTATAAACCTGATTGACAATCTCTTTAACAGAAAAGCCTGAAGCTAACTGGCAGATATATTGTTTTGTTTTTTCGCGATCTTCTAACGCCACCAAATCCAACACAGATGTCCCTACCAATTCTTCACTGTTATAACCTAATAATTCAATTGAAGAATTGCTAACATTACGGATATGCCCCTCTTTATCCAAAGAGAGAACAAATACCGAAAGGGTATCAATAAACTTCTGAAGCTGGCTGGGTGTCAACATAACTGTTGAAGCAATTTCCAAAAGTTATGCCCCTTTGTTAAACAACAATAAAATAGTGTGAATATGAAATCATTACGCTCTGCAATGGAGAAATTAGAAGAGCCGAGTGAAAGAGCAGTTCACCTTTATTTTCAATCAATCTTTGGAAACATTTTTAACAAAATATATCTACTTGAGAGACGAGCTATTTACCTAATAGAACTCAAATATTTACCATTTACAGTATATTGAAAGTACCTGCTCATTTCTAAAAAGTCTCCAAAGCTGCCAAATAAAAACCAAATGATCCAGGCGACAAACCTGCCTCTACAGACAGTCGTGTACGTGATGCTTTGTCAAGCATGACACGCAAACCACCACCATATCCTGCTCTCCACTTATCCAACAGTTGAACATTGTTGGCTCTATCGCTAGTAGTAGTAGCGTTAAAAAATACAACACCTCCTAAAATTCCTGTATTAGGAGAAATAGGGAACCGATATTCCGACTCGCCATACAACATATCTTCACCACGAAAACGGCCATAGCGATACCCTCTTCCGGTGCGCTGTTGCTGATCATAACCTAATGCAGGCAAAGCCAGATAAGGTGCATTTCCGCTAGGCGTAAACTTACCATACAGCCAGAATCCCAGTATATGTCTGTACCGAGGTGCATCCAACGCAAAAAAGCCACGATACTCCGTTAAAAGCATGGTACTATTATGAGTACTACCCATACTCTCTAAGTTGATCCTGTAATTAATATTGGCATATAGCCCCTTATAAGCATTCACTTGATTATCCCGGCTATCATACAAAAAATTGAGACTAAAGCCAGACACCGTATATTCTTTTGGGTTAAAGTCATGCCGAAGACTATATTGGTAGTGCTGCGATGTTGCAGTATCTCCCTTTTCCAATACATCATCCTGAATATTATAATAACGATCGTATTGAAAACCTATACCAGCGAAAAAATTAGAGATCAACCGCCAGGAACCAACTTCATAAAACCGCAACTGATGATACTTTAGCGGTTGCTCCATACTATCAGTAGAAGTAGGCGTGCCATTTATATCTATACTTGAAGTATTAGGTCCTACTGTACCGAGACCAAAAGTTGATTCACTATTTACCAGAAACCGCCAATCGCCATTTAAAACTAATTTTTCATTGAGCATAAACACATTGGACTTCATATTCACATTCACTAGCTTATTAGTTGAATATGAAACATTACTGCTAATTAGAG
This genomic interval from Flavisolibacter tropicus contains the following:
- a CDS encoding sensor histidine kinase, with the translated sequence MVLDIIIIQQLRKQLAEVNQTGLRVGLLFAVQAAIAFVTLLLFFYGYDAIHFLGYHFDSDQFRTTTFLVIALSFIVTIISESEFTLQQWKNSLAEKEQLQQLSLQQEFDSLKSQVNPHFLFNCFNTLSSLISEDKEAAETFLNELSKVYRYLLRNNRTSMTTLENELRFIQSYFQLLKTRHGEEALQLHIEVDKRYEQYVLPSSSLQLLVENAVKHNIVSRSSPLIIDIFTAAGNILVVNNNLQTKQSKPISTKIGLENIRTKYDLINQSGFQVLVDTKNFSVILPLIWIPMMENHVLTVNDNNFGPNSF
- a CDS encoding LytR/AlgR family response regulator transcription factor; translated protein: MKILIVEDEELAVKKLTKTINSVDETAEIVGIADSIRSTIDWLENHPTPDLILMDIELADGQSFEVFNLTKVKSPVIFTTSYDEYALQAFKVNSIDYLLKPVQKEDLEAALNKYKQLKNIYKEEDKKSDLSIDHLIKELQQKLQPKEYRKRFLVKHAQKLVSIDIDEIAYFYSDGRLNFFKTIDNKKFVVDYTMDELEEMLDPQRYFRISRSFYISIDSVDQIHDYFGNRLLLHLKPAVDKEALVSREKVTEFKKWMGK
- a CDS encoding outer membrane beta-barrel protein, which codes for MKKALYLTAMVAWFGLATNAQTTISEQLVKGAKPKTQLGLKVGYNWSYLTGSEDGFKPGNQTGFMAAIFLSPTKKKTGMGYRTEIVFSRQGYSFDDGGKNTDVLNDYVYMPHLTTFNIGKVVQLQAGGQVGYLLKSRGESAQKDTTLTGLMNRFDYGFVGGLEVYPFKGIIVGGRYNLGLGKLYKRYESTSTTPYNPLPFNPQTTDFKNGLFQLFVGYRF
- a CDS encoding OmpA family protein, producing the protein MLQRLLILIALFSLPFAMQAQLGNLMNKAKNKVKQRIDNKVDNAMDNTLDEVEGKGKGNTSKSNETATSKTTTPGDETTETASVVSYTKFDFVPGDKVVYAEDFAQDEVGELPVGWNTNNRGEVITLSNATGKWLRLVGGSKYLTANKDTFSRNFTVEFDLIYDVEPNGYGLPTVNFGFLASHTDASNDNKFLTQPNLYQLAKIDLLIGPKGKKGYAENFRARLYSHLNRGQFFASELKSVDDLGNYAKKVSHVAMQVQGTRLRCWVNNFKLYDLPMALPTQYVFNQLFFELESSNYKDNELGYYIGNIKVATGKPDTRHKFLEEGKFSTTGILFDFQSAVLKPESYGVIKEMATLLKENASVRVKVVGHTSSDGDDAANMELSKKRAEAVKNALVKEFSIDASRIESAGKGETQPVADNKTPEGKMQNRRVEFIKL
- a CDS encoding response regulator, yielding MKTKTPYIFLVEDDADDRFMMQQAFIDVNFADHVRMFSSSEFFLNQINAITDENELPTLFVLDFNMLIINGGELLVKLKQQEALKEIPVVLYSKGMRPILKETLIATGAKDCFEKALDYKDLCRQVKALRFLAEGNTVVY
- a CDS encoding PAS domain-containing sensor histidine kinase, which codes for MLNRLPSLALLLKLHDSINEVVCIVDGDGHFIYINQACFKLWGYRPEELIGKKCYQLMMEEDMDAVSALFSKERTGLDPHTFENRYRRKDGSIATMSWEGGWVANDQLMYCTGRDITAQKRLEQIAKDYQSEIKQAKENLEELLDRITDGFVGLDDNARVTYWNKAAESITQISRKEALGKLLWEIMPESAQQYYKQHYIDVKAKARPVNLELYSERLKRWLEVNTYISGSGLSVYFRDITGKKKLQEQLEDEKEQQQQLITAAVIKAAEDERALVGRELHDNVNQVLTTVKLYTELCLTEMGNRDELLLRSAQLLQNSINEIRALSKRLSAPSLGDIRLKDSIGELIDAINATKRLTIYYENDVEELDVPEDIHVAVYRILQEQLTNIIKHADATTVHVKVTMENHHLKVTVHDNGRGFDSMRPQRGVGIENMISRAKGLNGEIKIVSAPEKGCTLNLVIPLISNGEKEVSSQS
- a CDS encoding PAS domain-containing sensor histidine kinase, producing MLTPSQLQKFIDTLSVFVLSLDKEGHIRNVSNSSIELLGYNSEELVGTSVLDLVALEDREKTKQYICQLASGFSVKEIVNQVYKKDGTIIPLSWSGRWNSNDQLAFVALRDITEQQHLRDLKDKYEEELRLRNLEMFEMLERVKDGFFALDREWRFIYGNSQLEALLHINREDYFYRNYWECFPEMVNTPYYYQYHKAIDENVAVHFEAYFPPFDKWFSVDAYPSVTGLSVFFRDVSKKVQEEELRKNYEQTIERQNKQLVNVLEHMDTGFISLDPELHVQYFNSKAEEIMGWPREKVLGRRIVEWYSQESQELYRPLYEVVLKKQEPLHCEHVDPEHGRWLEVSIYPTDNGISIFFKDIDDRKKTEMNLRKLSLVAQETDNIVILIDRAGKITWVNNAFTSITGYTFAEAFGQKANELLLGPESDTETVHFIMKQFKSGKAFTAEIVNYTKWKKKYWVEMSSQPLLDNKGQIEHFFMIQRDVTDRKRMEQVLDEEKQMRQQSITAAAIAAQEKERALVGRELHDNVNQVLTTVKLYQELCLSGIGNQDELLNKSMSLLQDSIDEIRSLSKRLSAPSLGNIRLKDSLQELVETVTATNKIHITLDVSQIENLEVNEEVHLALYRIIQEQLTNVLKHAEAKNVAISLKIVDEYLSVKVTDDGKGFDVNKKRTGIGIANMTTRAESLKGRLVVNSAVGLGCVLLVQIPLHA